AGTACGGCTTGGCTCTATCAAGCTTGGTGAGCGAACGACAAGTGGACTACATGGAGAACATCAATGACGGCTGTCTTATGACCCTGTCGCCGATTGTTACGCCGTGTTGCAGGAACTCCTTTGTTTTACTCAGGTATACCTCAAATGCATAATTAGGTCTATAATATCTAAACATATGTTATAAAACAAGACCTTCGCCGCGTCTGATCGTGATGAACTCTAATAtaactgaacggattttcattcAGTTTTCTCCAGTAGGCAGTGATTAGTGATAGGAAAGTATGTTTGGCAAAGTTTCATGTAAGTAAATTCAGAGTGAATCCTTAAAGTGTCAGAGTCAATCCTGGCAGCTTTCATCGATACTGCATATAATGTAATCCTTTCCTCGGATATAGCAAAACAACGCATGTTAGAATATgcaagtctgctaatccgcattgggccggcgtggatTACTGGcatcctgagaggagattcgagctcagctgtgagccgattAAGGATGATGAATTTTAGGAAAAAGAAGTATTACATATATAACTCGCGTTTGAATTTTAGAATACTTTGAATTGTATCTAAAGATGATGTACCAAGTATCAACCTacttaaaaaacatataaatgtTATAGTGCCAATGATGAAACAATCCATGGCCAGAAATTGAATTATGGAGATGAATTTCTGTTGAAAGCTGAAAATTATGGAGATCCTCAGGTAAGGGTCTACGAGATAAATGACTAGTTTATGCCGGTGATATTTTTCCTTAACACATCATATTGACTGCGCTGTCTATTTTGACTTTAATAATATGGAAATTCCTGTACCTATATTTTGGGTGTAAGAATACCTGAATagataaatatatgaaataatttgaataaatataaaataccttaCCTACTGCTGTTAGACTGAATGTGATGAGTTGATGAATGACGATTGACgattggtaagtgatgatacaaactaagatggaagcgcgctgacttgttaggaggaggatgaaaatccacaccccttttggtttctacacgacttagTACCAAAACGCTTCAATTTTTTCTTACTTTCATAACATAATGTTTGCCCAATAACTCAgaggtaagagcggtcggactcatcaccgtgtggtggtggtttgatccccgccgttggtctattgtcgtacccgctcccaatacagtctttcccgactacttggaggggaaagaaaatattggtcatatttaaaagatatggcaaatattctttttacaaaaaaaaaaaaatgtgtaagttATTTATTCTAGGCGGCGCCTTTGTATGTCAGATACACTCCATCTGGGGTTCCCGAGCCGGCTGACCGAATGCCGATACGATTGAGTAGTACCAAGGACACCAACTGTCGTTGGACCACTATGCCATTACTTCCTCGCGATCACCTCGAGGGCTTGGGCAGTCCTATACAGGTAAACAAACTACAATAGCTACGataaccatattcggctcactgctgagctcgagtctcctctcagaatgagaggagttaggccaatagtccaccacgctggccccatgcggattggcagacttcacacacgcagataattctctggtaggaggtttcctcacgatgttttccttcaccgtttgagacacgtgacatttaatgttttttttttacccacCTGACTGTTTGATTGAATTAACTAAACTCTCTTATTTTTGTCGTGCTTACTTCTAATTTCTAAGACAGACTTTGATCGTAGTTTTGTGCTCAGTTGTAAGGAAACTGAGTATTAGGCAAGCTTAGTTTTTTGCTGAGTTATTGATACGGTGTGGGTGGGTGGCTAATTACCGCCCCttccggaaaagacgtaccgcaccgccaagctatttaacgttctgcccccctagccaagtggcacgtcgatactctttctacaatcgctaacgcttcgaaaactagaaagatgtatgggaatgacatttgctacctacacgtcacgtgatcaagatctgtcattccgtCTGTCGTTAGAGATCGTagagagaatcgacatgccacttggctaggggggctggtatGATACTGCGTAGTGTAGGAATCATTagagttttgatgcgctagtgccctatctctagtatataattctgtaatgtaatttttttttcgtatctgTCAGTCAGTATGAAACCGTAGAGTATTTCTTTGTACTGACtttctatttttcatttctctctCCTAATCATGATAGCTCTCAGCATCTGTGAGTACATCCTCCATTTCTCCTCGTCTGTTAGCATGCGTGCAATGAGGTTTTGCCTCCACCTTTCCCATTGGCCCCTGGGCCTTTGGCCTTAGATTAGCGCAGCTCGTACACTCAAAGATCGCATGTTTCTAATGTCATTGACTGGTACAATCATCATCAGCTTTAAATCAGCATCAAAGCATAATAAAGCATCAAGACGTCgctttacagttttaaaaatagatcCATTTTCCATCAGACAGGGAAGAGGCTGATCATAAAGAACTGCGTTGCTGACAAAAGCTTATGCGTTATGAATGAAAATTGGATGCAAACATTCTTTGGGCCTGTGAGTTGTTTATCATATGTTTTCCAGTAATTTAAGTATTAACTTTATCAGAAGAAAGagcttataataaactagctgacgccgcgtggttcctatccccgtaggaatacggagattatatataacctatagccttcctcgataaatgggctatctaacagtgaaagaatatttcaaatcggatcagtagttcctgatattagcgcgttcaaacaaactcttcagctttataatatcagtatagatttataaGCCACCAAGTTTGTGCTATAGTGGTTGGTAGGCACCGATTATCTTAACCTTTACTGTTGAAACTTTTGAGAAACTGAAGTAGGTGCTCGACTAATTACGAGCTATACTCCATTGATCTATAATTTAACTAAAGTTTGGTTAAAATATCAGTAATACTACGTAGAATTTATACGGTTTTGCTGAGGTTTATTATGCAAAGTTATTGTACAGTCAGAATCACCTGAGGATGTTTCGGTTTTGGAGTCAAATATTTTCTCGGACTTTAtctagtaataatagtagtagtaattttcattttagtgTATAGGTCTACTTTAATGTAGATAGGTCGTTGTCAAGAttgaaatctaacaaacaaatctttaatTTTGAAACTTCATAAACATTAGTTTTCGACAGATGCAATAGCGTATTACCGAGTTTCGTACTCTAAGCAAACGATAAAAAGGAGCTTTTGATTTCTAAATTGCATGTGAAAAAGCATATAATATGACAGTTTTATTTTAGCCATAAAACctgaaaaatgcaacaaatcCAAGCAAATCTAGGTagattttatgaaaatgaacttttttCGGAAATCGTTAATCCTTTAGTCTATTTGGCTAGTTCTCAACTTGAAGACACTTTATTCTATTGGCCTAGTTCAGAACTTGAAGAAACTTATCTAGATAATGTTATTTGATATTTGCAGGAATGTGGAGTCACGTGTCGTAATTATATCGATATTCATAAAAGATTCACTGCGAGAAACGTATTCACTTTAGTCAGCGACGTTGCTGTGAAGAAGAAGGCATAGTAGTTTATATAAGACTTGTGTTAACTTTgcgtttatattaataatttttttgtgttaattttttttttaatccatggttctcgccggatttgtgaaaaactgattttcaatCGGGCGTAGTCGCGAGCGTCCTctagtattaataaattttttcgtgttaaaaaatgtttttttatttgttctgtAACGCCAGACACACACGGTCAAATTTACCATTAAGTTTCATCTTAGAGAtgtgaaagtgaaaaaaaaatatcaaaaccatAACCATAACCATATTTCGAGGCTTATTTTCACTTTCAAATACCTAAGCGCGCTGTAAACTTGATTGTAGGCTTGATCATGTGTGGCTGACTTTAATGAGTCCCGAGTGACAGTTAAGAATCCGCGGTGTACCAAACAAACACTTGACAAGTTTTAATTTGTCCCGAGTGTAAGCGGCGCCTTGACTTCGTGCGGATTCCGCTACGCGCCGTCACTCAGGACTAACACTCATTTAAGTTACAATGTTACTTTGTAACTTAAGTGTCTCGACTCTCATTCTAACTTAAGTATCTACAATATCTAGTATCTACTaaaaagccttaatagctcagtggtaaaggggccggacttgttaccgagaggtggtggttcgatccccgcccgttgaaCTTTTCGAAGGAAATGGTCTCTTAAtaaatcgctaaaattttctgacaatttcagtaagtcaaaataattttttccaccgctaatttcaacgattcggtacaagtaggtacctaagcgaaaaaagtaaataaccatttattcttcctattatttaatctaccaaatgcttagaccattaatggtctaagaccaAATGCAATCgaccccatgacgctttagtaactgcaaatttagaatctcgggctcccctactattaggaatttgtaatattatattctggTACTTACGTCAATATTTTGACATACAAAAGACATTCATATAAACTTTATGACTGCTGTCaacctattaattttaatacaagccATTTTATTCgcaaattaattttacaaatattaaccCGGTTCCACATTTATTGCGGGTTTCCACGGATATCGCTCATTTTGCTAAGCTACGCtatctatttaattattgtactgCTTTACTGTTAACTTGTGATGTCGAAATTGGAGGAAGACAAAGGTATTGTTTACTGCAATCGCGTGCGCCTCGGGAATTGGTACGAAGCTTCTAAACTTGAAGAAGTaagtaaacaataaacatgATAACAAATTAATgagctttatttttttcattattaataattatatttttcttaataagtaACAGAATAAAAATCTCAAATAGATAAGAATACAAACTAAACTTGGAAACGTTTTGTTTTGCCTAATAAAGTTAAGCAAGTTTATAATAGTACTAGCTgtagccgcgcggtttcacccgcgtggttctcgttcccgtaggaatacggggattgtatagatatagattagcggtcccggtcaaacttcgctttgacttttgtgtatccataccctacactaccctactccttcccctaccctactcttctATCCTAAATAACACAAAAGGactaataaatgaatatgatcattcatcattataagTCTGTTTTAATGGCCTACTACAGCCTCagtcctccttataggagaggggatatgaagcttagaccaaCCATGCCGCTTCTATGCGGGTTGGCGGTATAACGTTgaatactatcagatgtttatgataataTGAACGGGACCGCaaaggcttaacgtgctctccgaggcacggggtgtgACACTTAACTTCCAACTCCGGGGTGGGATTTTTATAACAACTGGACgcagtaagtacctacctaataatagacatcattataattatttttcagtataaattaaatatgttccttgaacaAATGAAAAAGGGTGATTTGATGTTGGCCAGATTTAGGAAGATGAGCGACAATCTGAACAAGCCAACGGTATTGACTCCCTCGTCAGGTTCTACCAGCTTCGGTGCCAAGATTGCTCTGCTAGCACCTTACGTGCCAGGTTTGCATTTAAATTAGCACAGggttcagtgtgcctagtgggagtttcaatgttttcatactgttactatcgcgttaacgtgaacgcgattttatatggaattgaaacagttgtgcagtagggccactagatggcgctgtttcaattccttagaaattcgcgtttacgttaacgcgatcgtcacagtatcaaactgctactAGGCCCTATATTAGGTATCATTAGCAGCCCGTTGGCTAGAAGCCATCATAATGCGAATTTAGGAGAGAAGCTTAGATGAATTGCCTTCTATAAGAgttgcctcgctagaggttacctcTCTGTctaaaatatatgatcatgatcaaatgtGTTCATACAATCTGTATCTGTAGAaatgatgtttcattgtgttaaaattacacgtgtgtgtataacacaataataatttatagttgtgcgtagtgtaaggacacaatgtatttattggtgttaatattttcgatgtgtgagacTACCTCGTCTCAATCAAAAACCggcaattttgttggtgaatctGAGTGCGATACGAGTCCAACAGaaagtaattggtctgaggagaAAAGGTATACTATACATTGACGTTTTAGTGCACATCATTGCATATTACAGGATTATcgttataaaataagaaatactaTCTACTTATTTGGTTTACATGGAAATAACATAATAACTAAACAAACATTTAGAGAAGTCGAATTTCGTATACaataactaacggacgcccaaGATTTCGTCCACCTTTAGTCCTCCTTAATCCGGTCCCTAATCGCAGAATCCATTCTTAGTGACGtccactaactataaactacctcactGCTAAATTCCATCTTTGTAGGTCCAGTGGTTTGCGAGATTTTGTGACAAGTGGCCCTTCgcttttaaatattaagattataatttatagtataagaaacgtattaaaaacaaacattcatagaATCCAATTTTTATTCATCTTTCACAGCATCGGATCCACCATCTGAGGATAAAAAAGGTTTACTTCTAGGCGGTCGTATATCATCAAACGAGATCGTCTACTCGCAAGATTTAGAAGACGGCTGCTCTATAGTTGGTCTTGCAGAGCTAGAGCCTGCTCAGAAAAACACTTTCGTAATAAAAAGCGCTGACTATTGCGACCGTGAGGGCGAAACACTGAAATACAACCAAGAATTTCTACTCTCACTTTCTTCTTCTATTGAAAAGAATAAGGTAGGATTTACCTAATATGAGgaaactttatttaattaatttgtttgatcTTATGTAACACTTGCCCGTGGTTTTAACCGCGTAGTTCTCCTTCTGCAAAAATATGGGCATAAAATATGACattataaataacgtggctttttattgttaaagaattttcaaaatcggttcagtagatgcagcgattatcccctacaataccacaatctttcccactttttaatattagtataaataacttAACGGCAcctaaaagaaaacaataattaacattaacagTAATCACATCATCTGTGGcgttcataaaatattaacaagggtaagcattatacctacaaattgtacaaaatgaaaaattccctTAGACCCTGGCCTTGTATAGACTGATGCTACCCGCTCACCATTCAATAAGTCCACGTTCCTGCAGCGCTAagggtcgcgatgtgcatgacatcatgcagatcagGACCACAAACAACCTACGATCacttttatcggatgtcctgctgttagcgctgcaggcacgtggatttattggatggtgggtggctagcatgATAATGAAGAACTACTGAATAGCAGACGTGAGGGTCATCTCTTCTCTGCCCTCTGTGTACCGAGTACTTGTACATAGAATACGGATAGGGAGGTACGGGCCTCATGTGAACCCAAAGGTACTCGTATAACAAGAACATTAGCTACTAGATGGCCCTTTCGACAAGATTAAAACATCATAGTTTCGGAAGGATATTTTATTCTATGTTAGtcagaaatacaaataataattctgTTGATAGCTTGGAtctaatatttacatttaatagaCGCAAAAATCAAGAGTATCTTGTCTTTATAGTTTATACCGATCCAGTTTATTTGAGACaaaaaaaagctattttttatttagattaacGGTGAAATTCAggatacttatattttttacaattaatatttatgtctAATTGTAGCCACTTTACGTAAGATATGATCCGAACCCTATACCCGGGCTGAACGGCATGTTCCCACTCGTTCTCAGCAAACATCCCGTGTCAAACACTAGATGGCGCATCCTGCCTGTTCAGGGACCGAATACTACGAGATTCGAGCAGGAGGGAAAACCTGTGAACGTAAGAAATTCGATTATTATGTGATAAGTTAGTATTAACTTCAATATGAACATCTCTTAGtcatcattcgcacgagagctttttttaacggacgttaaaaaagggGTGCCAAGACAgtgcttggcaccgccttcaaagtgatcagaaagtagcattTTATGATcttatttatcgctttttatATTTAGCgctgtaaaatatttgtatgatgagctatgaaacaaacaaacgcaTAAAACAAGCAAACTCCCGGCAGAAGGCCGTATTGCCTTCTGGGCTTTCTATTAAACCCCATAAAACAGAAAAGttcttttttcatgttaaacctACCGTTTTTAGatgatttttcttaaatatattattccTATTGCATTTCACATTATATTGATAGGTAGTTAATATTACCGTGAACAAAATTTGAGAAATTAcggactttcataaaaaaaggtcaaccctttttaaccctttaggggtgAATTTTTTGAAGTTCCTTTTGATGTTAGACAAAGCGTATGAAGaccaattttacaaatataagtTGATAAATGACTAATCgtattttttcacaaaatttAACCCCTGAATTTTAACCCCTTCAGGAGTTGTATTTTAAGAGGAGATTATTTAAGGAGATTAGCTTGGcgtgttcaaccaaataaacaaacaaattggtcagttgagtatagaatatatgcctcaatatcgatattacacagttatagtggaaaactcgtttctccaaataaccttgtgaatcaatttgagcaattcggttttttcaagataaccaaagccctgaactttgcttaatctatatgtgaaaaccgcatcaaaatccgttcagtagaaccagagaatagtgcgaacagacaagaaaattaaaaaaaatgttttcgtattctattgctcatttctaatcgccctgacttggtttaagttaaatttgggcaaagtacagacactcgatttctactcttttattatagtatagaagatagatagattgataaatatatagattgatagatagatagatgtgtatttatttatttgactttTGATAATTACTATTGTTACAGGTGAACACGGATATTGTAGTTAACCATTGTGCCACAAATGTGAATTTAGGCATTAACGTAGGATGCTGGTCTATGGGATTTTATGGAAAAGTACGTAAATTGtagtaattaaatgtaaatttttaatttaatttaattaatttttttattttaatttgttacagGTGTGTGCCCCACTGATGAAGACATGCTTAGATGTTTATGGAAAAGAATTACCAAATAATGTGTggcaaatatacctacctatagctAGTTAGAactgtaatataaatttaatgaaatcaaTCCAGCCaaatcatattattaataatctttttagaataaaaattgAACCAACATTAAAGACgtgttttagttattttaattttaattttcacacatggccgattttcatgaaaatgaaaccCAAGCAATCTGAAATCTAACTAACTAACCAACCAAGTAACGaattgttagttagttagtactaactaactaactaactaagtaACAAtcttactaactaactaactgactaactaataaactaactaacttactaactaactaactaactatttaactaactaactaactaaatagCTAACCAACAAAGTAACTAATAAACTAACTAAGTTACTAACTAAGttattaactaactaactaactaactacataactgactaactaactaactctttcataaaaaaaaaaatattttcaaaattggttattaaatgacgaagttgAGGTTAGGAggtatacattacaaaaaaaaacatacgcgtagAATaactgagaacctcctccttttcggttaaaaagttaaaacaagTCGGTTAAAAGGATTTTGATGtactattttaagaaattataagtGAATACTTACTTGTTATTGGCTCATTTAGTATACAATGTCTAATGGTctacaattatttaaatcactGTTTCACCTTCTAGATCATGAATAAGTCATAGTGTCTCGTTATTATAATTGAGCTGAAAGTATC
This DNA window, taken from Bicyclus anynana chromosome 1, ilBicAnyn1.1, whole genome shotgun sequence, encodes the following:
- the LOC112053473 gene encoding uncharacterized protein LOC112053473, which translates into the protein MSKLEEDKGIVYCNRVRLGNWYEASKLEEYKLNMFLEQMKKGDLMLARFRKMSDNLNKPTVLTPSSGSTSFGAKIALLAPYVPASDPPSEDKKGLLLGGRISSNEIVYSQDLEDGCSIVGLAELEPAQKNTFVIKSADYCDREGETLKYNQEFLLSLSSSIEKNKPLYVRYDPNPIPGLNGMFPLVLSKHPVSNTRWRILPVQGPNTTRFEQEGKPVNVNTDIVVNHCATNVNLGINVGCWSMGFYGKVCAPLMKTCLDVYGKELPNNVWQIYLPIAS
- the LOC112053465 gene encoding cilia- and flagella-associated protein 161 yields the protein MEDHYEFKLFLRKRDRRELLLQRSRNLFSNLLKEKTLAISGTFLMFGYNVQVVASDMPAGKSVRDKPQYGLALSSLVSERQVDYMENINDGCLMTLSPIVTPCCRNSFVLLSANDETIHGQKLNYGDEFLLKAENYGDPQAAPLYVRYTPSGVPEPADRMPIRLSSTKDTNCRWTTMPLLPRDHLEGLGSPIQTGKRLIIKNCVADKSLCVMNENWMQTFFGPECGVTCRNYIDIHKRFTARNVFTLVSDVAVKKKA